A region from the Sulfurivermis fontis genome encodes:
- a CDS encoding glutamate-5-semialdehyde dehydrogenase, with product MDVKQYMQQVGQKARAAARAMARADTHAKNAALSAMADALIAGEAALIAANQKDLHAGKAQGLDAAMLDRLALDSARIAAMAEGLRQIAALPDPVGQIADMNYRPSGIQVGKMRVPLGVIGIIYESRPNVTADAAALCLKSGNAAILRGGSEALHSNQAIAACVRAGLERAGLPADAVQVVETTDRTAVGELITMSQYVDVIVPRGGKSLVERISNEARVPVIKHLHGVCHVYIDDKADVEKALRIAFNAKTHRYGVCNAMETLLVAEGIAERVLPELGAMYREKGVELRGCPTTCRLLSYAIPATAEDWDAEYLAPILAVRVVKDLDEAMEHIYRHGSGHTEAIVTEDLTRARRFLAEVDSSSVMVNASTRFADGFEYGLGAEIGISTDKIHARGPVGLEGLTSQKYIVLGDGHIRH from the coding sequence ATGGACGTGAAGCAGTACATGCAGCAGGTGGGACAGAAGGCGCGCGCCGCGGCGCGCGCCATGGCCCGTGCCGACACCCATGCCAAGAATGCCGCGCTGTCCGCCATGGCCGATGCCCTCATCGCCGGCGAGGCCGCGCTCATCGCCGCCAATCAGAAAGACCTCCATGCCGGCAAGGCGCAGGGATTGGATGCGGCGATGCTGGATCGCCTGGCGCTGGACAGCGCGCGCATCGCCGCCATGGCCGAGGGCCTGCGCCAGATCGCCGCCCTGCCCGATCCGGTGGGCCAGATCGCCGACATGAATTACCGCCCTTCCGGCATCCAGGTGGGCAAGATGCGCGTGCCGCTCGGTGTCATCGGCATCATCTACGAGTCGCGTCCGAATGTTACGGCCGACGCGGCGGCGCTGTGCCTGAAGTCGGGCAATGCCGCAATCCTGCGCGGCGGTTCCGAGGCGCTGCACTCCAACCAGGCCATTGCCGCCTGCGTGCGCGCCGGGCTGGAGCGAGCCGGTCTGCCCGCCGATGCGGTGCAGGTGGTGGAGACCACCGACCGTACCGCGGTGGGGGAGCTGATCACCATGAGCCAGTACGTGGACGTCATCGTGCCGCGCGGCGGCAAGTCGCTGGTGGAACGCATCAGCAACGAGGCGCGCGTGCCGGTGATCAAGCATCTGCACGGCGTCTGTCACGTTTACATCGACGACAAGGCCGACGTGGAAAAGGCCCTGCGCATCGCCTTCAACGCCAAGACCCACCGCTACGGCGTGTGCAACGCCATGGAGACCCTGCTGGTGGCCGAGGGCATTGCCGAGCGCGTGCTGCCCGAGCTGGGGGCCATGTACCGGGAAAAGGGCGTCGAGCTGCGCGGCTGTCCCACCACCTGCCGCCTGCTGTCCTATGCGATTCCGGCCACGGCGGAGGATTGGGATGCCGAATACCTGGCGCCGATCCTCGCCGTGCGCGTGGTGAAGGACCTGGACGAGGCGATGGAGCATATCTACCGGCACGGCTCCGGCCACACCGAGGCCATCGTCACCGAGGACCTCACCCGCGCACGCCGCTTCCTCGCCGAGGTGGACTCCAGCTCGGTGATGGTCAATGCCTCGACCCGCTTCGCCGACGGCTTCGAGTATGGCCTCGGCGCGGAGATCGGCATCTCCACCGACAAGATCCACGCCCGCGGCCCGGTGGGGTTGGAGGGACTGACCTCGCAGAAGTACATCGTCCTGGGTGATGGCCATATCCGCCACTGA
- a CDS encoding Maf family protein, with product MIFLASSSPRRRELLEQIGVAHRVVEARVDEALHPGEAPELYVVRLALAKARAGHAICSDWPVLGADTAVVIDGVILGKPRDRADGLAMLARLSGRTHHVYTGVALVDAAGEAHTLLSVSAVTFRALTDRERAAYWDSGEPLDKAGGYAVQGLGAIFIERLEGSYSGVMGLPLFETAALLRGCGIELLEAS from the coding sequence ATGATCTTTCTGGCCTCTTCATCGCCGCGGCGGCGCGAGCTGCTGGAGCAGATCGGTGTGGCGCATCGGGTGGTGGAGGCGCGTGTCGACGAGGCGCTGCATCCGGGCGAGGCGCCGGAGTTGTATGTGGTGCGCCTGGCCCTGGCCAAGGCGCGGGCCGGACATGCGATTTGCAGCGACTGGCCGGTGCTCGGTGCCGATACCGCCGTGGTGATCGACGGCGTCATCCTGGGCAAGCCGCGCGATCGCGCCGACGGCTTGGCCATGCTGGCGCGGCTGTCGGGACGCACCCACCATGTCTACACCGGTGTGGCGCTGGTGGACGCGGCAGGCGAGGCGCACACCCTGTTGTCGGTGAGCGCGGTGACCTTTCGTGCGCTCACCGACCGCGAGCGCGCCGCCTACTGGGACAGCGGTGAACCGCTGGACAAGGCAGGGGGTTACGCAGTGCAGGGTCTGGGCGCCATCTTCATCGAGCGCCTGGAAGGCAGCTACTCCGGGGTGATGGGCCTGCCGCTGTTTGAAACGGCCGCGTTGTTGCGCGGCTGCGGAATAGAGTTACTGGAAGCCTCTTGA
- the nadD gene encoding nicotinate-nucleotide adenylyltransferase, which yields MPGPVFPATADPLAAQRGGVSGVAVGILGGTFDPVHFGHLRAALEMLEVLGLAEVRLLPCGQPPHREPPRASATERLAMLELALAGQPGLRVDRRELERSGPSYMVDTLASLRAELGTAPLCLLLGSDAFLGLPQWHRWRELPRLAHLVVLHRPGWTLDAVPAPLAEMLAAQRISAAAELMRRPAGGILLQPVTPLDISATAIRAQIAAGRSPRYLLPDAVWDYIRRRNLYAAAPAE from the coding sequence ATGCCGGGACCGGTTTTTCCCGCCACCGCCGATCCGCTCGCTGCGCAGAGGGGCGGTGTATCCGGCGTTGCCGTCGGTATCCTGGGCGGTACCTTCGACCCGGTACATTTCGGCCACCTGCGCGCCGCGCTGGAGATGCTGGAGGTTCTGGGCCTGGCCGAGGTGCGCCTTCTCCCCTGTGGCCAGCCGCCGCACCGGGAGCCGCCCCGGGCCTCCGCCACCGAGCGCCTGGCCATGCTGGAGTTGGCGCTGGCGGGGCAGCCCGGGTTGCGGGTCGATCGCCGCGAGTTGGAGCGATCCGGTCCGTCCTACATGGTGGATACCCTGGCCTCGCTGCGTGCCGAACTGGGTACTGCGCCGCTGTGCCTGCTGCTGGGCAGCGACGCCTTTCTCGGTCTGCCACAGTGGCACCGCTGGCGGGAGTTGCCGCGACTGGCCCATCTGGTGGTGCTGCACCGGCCGGGTTGGACGCTGGATGCCGTACCCGCGCCGCTGGCCGAAATGCTGGCGGCGCAGCGTATCAGCGCGGCTGCCGAGCTGATGCGGCGGCCGGCCGGCGGCATTCTGCTGCAGCCGGTCACCCCCCTGGATATCTCGGCCACGGCGATACGCGCGCAGATCGCGGCGGGGCGCAGTCCCCGTTATCTGCTGCCCGATGCGGTATGGGACTATATCCGCCGCCGGAATCTGTATGCCGCCGCGCCGGCGGAGTGA
- a CDS encoding peroxiredoxin family protein translates to MNTLAAGNRAPEFSLPDLDGRPVRLTDFRGRKVLLVFFRYATCPFCTVRFVRLAQEAKRYADAGVQIIGVFESSAGYIREYLGRRGLPFPVIPDPDGKLYALYGVRKSVPGLLFGMFRLPTLLRALFDPAYRMAQPDGSLTRIPANFLIDENQIVVDAYYGNDIGDHIPFARIDHFAAGTVTGNMRHV, encoded by the coding sequence ATGAACACATTGGCTGCAGGTAACCGGGCTCCGGAATTTTCCCTGCCCGATCTCGATGGTCGGCCGGTGCGGCTGACGGATTTCCGTGGCAGGAAGGTTCTGCTGGTATTTTTCCGCTACGCCACCTGCCCGTTCTGTACCGTGCGCTTCGTACGCCTGGCGCAGGAGGCAAAACGCTACGCCGATGCCGGCGTGCAGATCATCGGCGTGTTCGAATCGAGCGCCGGGTACATCCGCGAATACCTCGGTCGCCGCGGACTGCCCTTTCCCGTCATCCCCGACCCGGACGGCAAACTGTACGCGCTGTACGGTGTGCGGAAGTCAGTGCCGGGCCTGTTGTTCGGCATGTTCCGCCTGCCCACGCTGCTGCGCGCCCTGTTCGATCCCGCATACCGCATGGCGCAGCCCGACGGCTCGCTGACACGCATCCCGGCCAACTTTCTCATCGACGAAAACCAGATCGTTGTCGACGCGTATTACGGCAACGACATCGGCGATCACATCCCCTTCGCCCGCATCGACCACTTCGCCGCCGGGACGGTCACCGGGAACATGCGCCATGTCTGA
- the rlmH gene encoding 23S rRNA (pseudouridine(1915)-N(3))-methyltransferase RlmH, with protein MRLHLIAVGNRMPEWVEAGYAEYAKRLPADCALVLHEIAPGKRTKGADLERARREEGEKMLAALPKGAYVVALEVGGKDWSTADLAQRLTEWRQGGRDVALLVGGPEGLADTCRARADVQWSLSRLTLPHPLVRIVLAEQLYRAWSITQGHPYHR; from the coding sequence ATGCGCCTGCACCTGATCGCCGTCGGTAACCGTATGCCGGAGTGGGTGGAGGCTGGCTACGCGGAGTACGCCAAGCGCCTGCCCGCCGACTGCGCGCTGGTGCTGCACGAGATCGCGCCGGGCAAGCGCACCAAGGGCGCCGATCTGGAGCGGGCGCGGCGCGAGGAGGGCGAGAAGATGCTCGCCGCCCTGCCCAAGGGGGCCTATGTGGTGGCGCTGGAGGTCGGCGGCAAGGATTGGAGCACGGCAGACTTGGCGCAGCGCCTCACCGAATGGCGCCAGGGGGGGCGCGATGTGGCCCTGCTGGTGGGCGGTCCCGAGGGACTGGCCGATACCTGCCGCGCCCGTGCCGACGTACAGTGGTCGTTATCGCGCCTGACCCTGCCGCATCCGCTGGTGCGCATCGTGCTGGCGGAACAGCTTTACCGGGCCTGGAGCATCACCCAGGGGCATCCGTATCACCGGTGA
- a CDS encoding FimV family protein, giving the protein MRSRRGLAGRLARALLCCCLLWGGHAQALGLGSELHVRSALNQPLQAELPLVLAPGETVADVKVGLAGREAYRRIGLPYHEGLPPLSFKIARGASGQPVISISSRQPVREPALELLLEIRWGRSSMLRQYALLLDPPSLYTPPAASAAPAALEAPAPPVTVAAPVPPAPVVASYGPVQRGETLSQIAQRLKPEGVGTPQMTVALFEANPHAFIGGNMNRLRWGTTLYMPSAEAITARSRGSAGKLMLQQRQALQETVPTGPAAAAPVDAAPAPALQILTPPSPGAQAGELERRLAEVRKLNATVTEENEALRQRLGALERQAQRLAEQVLHMPAATPATAEPASPVTASTDAVPAPAAPPAAEPFADGRLTVATTVNAPASRWQNPAWWITVLAGLLLLAAVLLGWLWWRRNRRWEYRDLAQALRDDAEAKARAREAMLEKARQRFR; this is encoded by the coding sequence ATGCGTTCCCGCCGGGGGCTCGCCGGCCGGCTGGCGCGTGCCCTGCTGTGCTGTTGCCTGCTGTGGGGCGGCCATGCCCAGGCCCTCGGTCTGGGCAGCGAATTGCATGTGCGCTCCGCCCTCAACCAGCCGTTGCAGGCCGAGCTGCCCCTGGTGCTGGCGCCGGGCGAGACGGTCGCGGATGTGAAGGTCGGTCTGGCCGGGCGCGAGGCCTACCGCCGTATCGGCCTGCCCTATCACGAGGGACTGCCGCCCCTCAGCTTCAAGATCGCCCGGGGGGCGAGCGGCCAACCGGTGATATCGATCAGCAGTCGCCAGCCGGTGCGCGAGCCGGCGCTGGAGCTGTTACTGGAGATTCGCTGGGGGCGCAGCAGTATGTTGCGCCAGTACGCCCTGCTGCTGGACCCGCCCTCCCTGTATACCCCGCCGGCGGCAAGCGCCGCCCCGGCCGCGCTCGAGGCGCCCGCGCCCCCGGTCACCGTGGCGGCGCCCGTCCCGCCGGCGCCGGTGGTGGCCAGTTATGGTCCGGTGCAGCGCGGCGAAACCCTGAGCCAGATCGCCCAGCGCCTCAAGCCGGAAGGCGTCGGCACGCCGCAGATGACGGTGGCCCTGTTCGAGGCCAATCCCCATGCCTTCATCGGCGGCAACATGAACCGCCTGCGCTGGGGCACCACCCTGTACATGCCCTCCGCCGAGGCCATCACCGCACGCAGTCGCGGCAGCGCCGGCAAGCTCATGCTGCAACAGCGACAGGCGCTGCAGGAAACGGTCCCGACCGGTCCCGCAGCGGCGGCACCCGTTGACGCCGCACCGGCGCCGGCACTGCAGATCCTTACCCCCCCGTCGCCGGGGGCGCAGGCCGGTGAGTTGGAGCGGCGTCTGGCCGAGGTGCGCAAGCTCAATGCCACCGTGACTGAGGAAAACGAGGCATTGCGCCAGCGCCTGGGCGCGCTGGAGCGGCAGGCGCAGCGCCTGGCCGAGCAGGTATTGCACATGCCGGCGGCCACGCCGGCTACGGCAGAACCCGCCTCCCCGGTGACGGCTTCCACCGACGCTGTACCGGCGCCGGCCGCACCTCCTGCCGCGGAGCCGTTTGCCGATGGGCGGCTGACGGTGGCGACGACGGTGAACGCCCCGGCGAGCCGCTGGCAGAACCCGGCCTGGTGGATAACCGTGCTGGCCGGGTTGCTGTTGCTGGCGGCGGTCCTGCTGGGCTGGCTGTGGTGGCGGCGCAACCGGCGTTGGGAATACCGTGACCTGGCACAGGCCCTGCGCGACGACGCCGAGGCCAAGGCGCGGGCCCGCGAGGCGATGCTGGAAAAGGCGCGCCAGCGCTTCCGCTGA
- the rsfS gene encoding ribosome silencing factor, producing MQAEQMKQLVVNALEDVKGLDIVVLDVRGKTSITDFMVIASGRSDRQVKSLAQSVLDQAKENGLTPLGVEGEREGEWVVVDLGEVVVHIFIPEKRDFYNLEKLWGDAAPAAQGVAGAAG from the coding sequence ATGCAAGCAGAACAGATGAAGCAACTGGTGGTGAACGCGCTGGAGGACGTAAAGGGTCTCGATATCGTCGTCCTGGATGTGCGCGGCAAGACCAGCATCACCGACTTTATGGTCATCGCCAGCGGCCGTTCCGATCGCCAGGTGAAATCCCTGGCGCAGAGTGTGCTCGACCAGGCCAAGGAAAATGGTCTCACCCCTCTCGGCGTCGAGGGCGAGCGGGAAGGCGAATGGGTGGTGGTCGATCTGGGCGAGGTGGTAGTGCATATCTTCATCCCGGAAAAGCGCGACTTTTACAACCTGGAAAAACTCTGGGGTGACGCCGCACCGGCGGCGCAGGGTGTGGCGGGAGCCGCAGGATGA
- a CDS encoding carboxymuconolactone decarboxylase family protein: MSNLFPLHTSASAPAAAQPLLEAASQAFGFVPNLIAIMASSPALTEAYLALSAIFEQKTSLTPTERQVVLLAVSRYHACRYCVAAHSTIADMQGIPPAVVEAIRSDQPIADTRLEALRSMVNALLERRALLPDATLESFFSAGYTPAQLLDVLVGVAQKTLSNFTNHLAGTPLDEPMHARAWTPAERLPH, from the coding sequence ATGTCCAACCTCTTTCCCCTGCACACCAGCGCCTCCGCCCCGGCTGCAGCACAACCGCTACTCGAGGCCGCCAGCCAGGCCTTCGGATTCGTCCCCAACCTGATCGCCATCATGGCCAGCTCGCCAGCCCTGACCGAGGCCTACCTCGCCCTCTCCGCCATCTTCGAGCAGAAAACCTCGCTCACTCCCACCGAGCGCCAGGTGGTACTGCTGGCGGTCAGCCGCTACCACGCCTGCCGCTACTGCGTGGCGGCCCATTCGACGATCGCCGACATGCAGGGGATTCCGCCTGCGGTGGTGGAGGCAATCCGCAGCGATCAGCCCATCGCCGATACGCGGCTGGAGGCATTGCGCAGCATGGTCAACGCCCTGCTCGAACGGCGCGCGCTGCTTCCCGATGCGACGCTGGAGTCCTTCTTCAGTGCCGGCTACACCCCGGCCCAACTGCTCGACGTACTGGTGGGCGTGGCGCAGAAAACACTGAGCAACTTCACCAACCATCTCGCCGGAACACCGCTGGACGAGCCGATGCACGCGCGCGCCTGGACACCAGCCGAGCGACTGCCTCATTGA
- a CDS encoding IS110 family transposase, whose product MNGSKTVVGVDIAKRVFQLHWIDMETGEIVSLQLKREKFLEHFANRQPCLIGMEACGGAQHWARKLTALGHQVKLLPGKAVKPFVTGNKNDRQDARAIWTAVQQPHVKAVAIKTEEQQAILALHRMRSQLVKFRTAQINGLRGLLAEYGEVMPQGKAGVRKGIAAALARLEDRLPAMVIDTLREQWARIEKLDGEIAAIEQRIQLWLKQDEACKRIAEIPGVGPLTATAAVAIMGDAKAFKSGREFAAFAGLVPRQVGTGGRIKLLGISKRGDTYLRTLLIHGARSVLTHAKDPGPWVTKLRQRRPLNVAVVALANKMARTIWAMLAHERTYQKGFVSQPA is encoded by the coding sequence ATGAATGGTAGCAAAACGGTCGTTGGCGTGGATATCGCCAAGCGGGTATTTCAGTTGCACTGGATCGACATGGAGACCGGAGAGATCGTGAGCCTGCAGCTCAAGCGCGAGAAGTTCCTCGAACACTTCGCTAACCGGCAACCATGCCTCATTGGGATGGAAGCCTGCGGCGGTGCGCAGCACTGGGCGAGGAAACTCACGGCGCTGGGCCACCAGGTCAAGCTCCTGCCAGGCAAGGCGGTGAAGCCGTTCGTCACCGGCAACAAGAACGACCGGCAGGACGCGCGGGCGATCTGGACAGCGGTGCAGCAGCCGCACGTCAAGGCGGTGGCGATCAAGACGGAAGAACAGCAGGCCATCCTGGCGCTGCACCGCATGAGGAGCCAGTTGGTCAAGTTCCGCACCGCGCAGATTAACGGCCTGCGGGGGTTGCTCGCCGAATACGGTGAAGTGATGCCGCAGGGCAAAGCGGGGGTCAGGAAGGGAATTGCTGCGGCTTTGGCCAGACTGGAAGACCGGCTGCCGGCAATGGTGATCGATACGTTGCGCGAGCAATGGGCGCGCATCGAGAAGCTGGATGGGGAAATCGCCGCCATCGAGCAGCGCATCCAGCTGTGGCTCAAGCAAGACGAAGCTTGCAAGCGAATCGCTGAAATTCCTGGTGTCGGGCCGCTGACCGCCACGGCGGCGGTCGCCATCATGGGCGACGCCAAAGCCTTCAAGTCGGGGCGAGAGTTCGCCGCCTTCGCCGGCCTGGTGCCGCGACAGGTGGGCACTGGTGGGCGCATCAAACTGCTCGGCATCAGCAAGCGCGGTGACACCTACCTGCGCACCTTGCTGATTCACGGTGCGCGATCCGTGCTGACCCACGCCAAAGACCCCGGCCCGTGGGTCACGAAATTACGCCAGCGCCGGCCGCTGAATGTCGCGGTCGTGGCCCTGGCCAACAAGATGGCGCGAACGATCTGGGCGATGCTCGCTCATGAACGGACGTACCAAAAGGGATTCGTCAGTCAGCCGGCATAG
- the holA gene encoding DNA polymerase III subunit delta, translated as MRLRPEQLPSHVEKPLLPIYLVSGDEPLQLNEVVDALRGAARAQGYREREVLQVEAGFDWGTLAAAGSNLSLFAERKIIELRMPSGKPGDAGAKALTAYAAEPSPDNLLLISCGKLEKQQQNSKWFKALEEAGAVVQVWPVEPRALPGWVRQRLQARGLQATPEAAQLLAERVEGNLLAAAQEVEKLALLYGSGPLDAEQVRSAVADSARYDVFELADAALGGDAPRCARILEGLRGEGEEPVLTLWALVREVRALAIIAAGQAAGTGLETLLQQQRVWDKRKPLYQAALKRHNLRRWRALLRRAARLDRICKGAEPGNPWDELLQFSLLMAGVRIV; from the coding sequence ATGCGCCTGCGCCCCGAACAACTCCCGTCCCATGTGGAAAAGCCGCTACTGCCCATCTACCTGGTGAGCGGCGACGAACCGCTGCAACTCAACGAGGTGGTGGATGCGCTGCGCGGCGCCGCCCGCGCCCAGGGTTATCGCGAGCGCGAGGTGTTGCAGGTGGAGGCCGGCTTCGACTGGGGCACGCTGGCCGCCGCCGGCAGCAATCTGTCGCTGTTCGCCGAGCGCAAGATCATCGAACTGCGCATGCCGTCGGGCAAGCCGGGCGACGCCGGCGCCAAGGCGCTCACCGCCTATGCCGCCGAGCCGTCGCCGGACAACCTGCTGCTCATCAGCTGCGGCAAGCTGGAAAAGCAGCAGCAGAACAGCAAATGGTTCAAGGCGCTGGAGGAGGCGGGGGCGGTGGTGCAGGTGTGGCCGGTGGAGCCGCGCGCCCTGCCCGGCTGGGTGCGCCAGCGCCTGCAGGCCCGCGGTCTGCAGGCGACGCCCGAGGCGGCACAGCTGCTGGCCGAGCGGGTGGAGGGCAATCTGCTCGCCGCGGCGCAGGAGGTGGAGAAACTGGCGCTGCTGTACGGCAGCGGGCCACTGGATGCCGAGCAGGTGCGCAGCGCGGTGGCCGACTCGGCGCGCTATGACGTGTTCGAGCTGGCGGATGCCGCCCTGGGCGGCGATGCGCCGCGCTGCGCCCGCATCCTGGAGGGGTTGCGTGGCGAGGGCGAGGAACCCGTACTTACTCTGTGGGCATTGGTGCGCGAGGTGCGCGCCCTGGCCATCATCGCCGCCGGCCAGGCCGCCGGCACGGGGCTGGAAACCCTGTTGCAGCAGCAGCGGGTATGGGACAAGCGCAAGCCGCTGTACCAGGCCGCCCTCAAGCGTCACAACCTGCGCCGCTGGCGCGCCCTGTTGCGGCGGGCGGCCCGGCTGGACCGCATCTGCAAGGGGGCCGAGCCGGGTAACCCGTGGGATGAACTGTTACAATTCAGCCTGCTCATGGCCGGCGTGAGAATAGTCTGA
- a CDS encoding TetR/AcrR family transcriptional regulator, whose protein sequence is MARPIEFDRDQALREAMQLFWRRGYNRTSVRDLTEATRLKPGSLYGAFASKRALFAAALDSYGAELARLVDELLRGEAPPLERIARFFDHLLADMAGDPERKGCLLVNTLLEVRADDSELARHAGDALARVEQAMGDALEEAAARGELPTGAQPRILASLLMTGIFGLRVYSRMRPDSVELRHIVDTLLAMVRAPR, encoded by the coding sequence ATGGCCAGACCCATAGAATTCGATCGCGACCAGGCGCTGCGCGAAGCCATGCAGCTGTTCTGGCGCCGTGGCTACAACCGTACCTCGGTGCGCGACCTTACCGAGGCGACCCGGCTCAAGCCGGGCAGCCTGTACGGCGCCTTTGCCAGCAAGCGCGCATTGTTTGCGGCTGCCCTGGATTCCTATGGCGCCGAACTGGCGCGGCTGGTGGACGAGTTGCTGCGTGGCGAGGCCCCGCCGCTGGAGCGGATTGCGCGGTTTTTCGACCACTTGTTGGCGGACATGGCCGGTGATCCGGAGCGCAAGGGCTGTCTGCTGGTGAATACCCTGCTGGAGGTGCGGGCGGATGATAGCGAGCTGGCCCGCCACGCGGGCGACGCGCTGGCCAGGGTGGAACAGGCCATGGGCGATGCGCTGGAGGAGGCCGCAGCCCGTGGTGAATTACCGACCGGGGCTCAGCCGCGAATACTGGCCAGCCTGTTGATGACCGGTATTTTTGGTCTGCGGGTCTACAGCCGGATGCGGCCCGATTCGGTGGAGCTGCGACACATCGTCGATACCCTGCTGGCCATGGTGCGCGCCCCGCGTTGA